One window of the Sciurus carolinensis chromosome 8, mSciCar1.2, whole genome shotgun sequence genome contains the following:
- the Fam222a gene encoding protein FAM222A isoform X2, with translation MLVSKAHYGETVASSMHSSRYPSPAELDAYAEKVANSPLSIKIFPTNIRVPQHKHLSRTVNGYDTSGQRYSPYPQHTAGYQGLLAIVKAAVSSSSAAAPAGPAKSVLKSAEGKRTKLSPATVQVGIAPYPAPSTLGSLAYPKPPEAPAPPPSLPAAATTASVIPLPGRGLPLPPSNLPSIHSILYQLNQQCQAPGAAPAACQGVAVPHPSPAKHGPVPSFPSMAYSATAGLPDCRKGTELGPGATPALTLAGAAKPAGYADGGLDYLLWPQKPPPPPPQPLRAYSGSTVTSKSPEACGGRAYERASGSPLNCGVGLPASFTVGQYFAAPWNSVLVTPTSDCYNPAAAAAVAVTELGPGTARELAGPTADGLSGLPSKSVCNTSVLSSSLQSLEYLINDIRPPCIKEQMLGKGYETVAVPRLLDHQHAHIRLPVYR, from the exons ATGCTGGTCTCCAAGGCCCACTATG GTGAGACGGTGGCCAGCTCCATGCATTCCTCCCGCTACCCGAGCCCGGCGGAGCTGGACGCCTATGCCGAGAAGGTGGCCAACAGCCCGCTGTCCATCAAGATCTTCCCCACCAACATCCGGGTGCCCCAGCACAAGCACCTCAGCCGCACCGTCAACGGCTACGACACCAGCGGCCAGCGCTACAGCCCCTACCCACAGCACACGGCCGGCTACCAGGGCCTGCTGGCCATCGTCAAGGCTGCCGTGTCCTCTTCCAGCGCAGCCGCGCCCGCTGGGCCCGCCAAAAGCGTGCTCAAGAGCGCAGAAGGCAAGCGGACCAAGCTGTCGCCTGCCACCGTGCAGGTGGGCATTGCGCCCTACCCAGCACCCAGCACTCTGGGGTCCCTGGCTTACCCCAAGCCGCCCGAGGCGCCCGCCCCGCCACCCAGCCTGCCCGCAGCTGCCACCACCGCCTCCGTCATCCCCCTGCCGGGCCGGGGCCTGCCCCTGCCGCCTTCCAACCTGCCCTCCATCCACAGCATCCTCTACCAGCTCAACCAGCAGTGCCAGGCCCCGGGCGCTGCGCCCGCCGCCTGCCAGGGTGTGGCCGTTCCCCACCCCAGCCCGGCCAAGCACGGCCCGGTGCCCAGCTTCCCCAGCATGGCCTACTCGGCCACGGCCGGTCTGCCCGACTGCCGGAAGGGCACGGAGCTGGGCCCCGGAGCCACGCCGGCGCTGACGTTGGCCGGGGCCGCCAAGCCGGCAGGGTACGCCGACGGCGGCCTGGATTACCTGCTGTGGCCTCAGAagccgcccccgccgccgccccaGCCGCTGCGCGCCTACAGCGGCAGCACGGTGACCAGCAAGTCTCCCGAGGCTTGCGGCGGCCGGGCCTACGAGCGGGCCAGTGGGTCTCCCCTCAACTGCGGCGTGGGGCTGCCCGCCAGCTTCACCGTGGGCCAGTACTTTGCCGCCCCCTGGAACAGCGTGCTGGTGACCCCCACCAGCGACTGCTACAaccccgcggcggcggcggcggtggcggtgACTGAGCTGGGGCCCGGGACGGCCCGGGAGCTGGCGGGGCCGACGGCGGACGGCCTCTCGGGCCTGCCCAGCAAGAGCGTGTGCAACACGTCGGTGCTGAGCAGCAGCCTGCAGTCGCTGGAGTACCTCATCAACGACATCCGGCCGCCCTGCATCAAGGAGCAGATGCTGGGCAAGGGCTACGAGACGGTGGCCGTGCCCCGGCTGCTCGACCACCAGCACGCCCACATCCGCCTGCCCGTCTACAGATAA
- the Fam222a gene encoding protein FAM222A isoform X1: MLACLQRTQNPPGQHLACPSRSLELRKCETVASSMHSSRYPSPAELDAYAEKVANSPLSIKIFPTNIRVPQHKHLSRTVNGYDTSGQRYSPYPQHTAGYQGLLAIVKAAVSSSSAAAPAGPAKSVLKSAEGKRTKLSPATVQVGIAPYPAPSTLGSLAYPKPPEAPAPPPSLPAAATTASVIPLPGRGLPLPPSNLPSIHSILYQLNQQCQAPGAAPAACQGVAVPHPSPAKHGPVPSFPSMAYSATAGLPDCRKGTELGPGATPALTLAGAAKPAGYADGGLDYLLWPQKPPPPPPQPLRAYSGSTVTSKSPEACGGRAYERASGSPLNCGVGLPASFTVGQYFAAPWNSVLVTPTSDCYNPAAAAAVAVTELGPGTARELAGPTADGLSGLPSKSVCNTSVLSSSLQSLEYLINDIRPPCIKEQMLGKGYETVAVPRLLDHQHAHIRLPVYR; encoded by the coding sequence GTGAGACGGTGGCCAGCTCCATGCATTCCTCCCGCTACCCGAGCCCGGCGGAGCTGGACGCCTATGCCGAGAAGGTGGCCAACAGCCCGCTGTCCATCAAGATCTTCCCCACCAACATCCGGGTGCCCCAGCACAAGCACCTCAGCCGCACCGTCAACGGCTACGACACCAGCGGCCAGCGCTACAGCCCCTACCCACAGCACACGGCCGGCTACCAGGGCCTGCTGGCCATCGTCAAGGCTGCCGTGTCCTCTTCCAGCGCAGCCGCGCCCGCTGGGCCCGCCAAAAGCGTGCTCAAGAGCGCAGAAGGCAAGCGGACCAAGCTGTCGCCTGCCACCGTGCAGGTGGGCATTGCGCCCTACCCAGCACCCAGCACTCTGGGGTCCCTGGCTTACCCCAAGCCGCCCGAGGCGCCCGCCCCGCCACCCAGCCTGCCCGCAGCTGCCACCACCGCCTCCGTCATCCCCCTGCCGGGCCGGGGCCTGCCCCTGCCGCCTTCCAACCTGCCCTCCATCCACAGCATCCTCTACCAGCTCAACCAGCAGTGCCAGGCCCCGGGCGCTGCGCCCGCCGCCTGCCAGGGTGTGGCCGTTCCCCACCCCAGCCCGGCCAAGCACGGCCCGGTGCCCAGCTTCCCCAGCATGGCCTACTCGGCCACGGCCGGTCTGCCCGACTGCCGGAAGGGCACGGAGCTGGGCCCCGGAGCCACGCCGGCGCTGACGTTGGCCGGGGCCGCCAAGCCGGCAGGGTACGCCGACGGCGGCCTGGATTACCTGCTGTGGCCTCAGAagccgcccccgccgccgccccaGCCGCTGCGCGCCTACAGCGGCAGCACGGTGACCAGCAAGTCTCCCGAGGCTTGCGGCGGCCGGGCCTACGAGCGGGCCAGTGGGTCTCCCCTCAACTGCGGCGTGGGGCTGCCCGCCAGCTTCACCGTGGGCCAGTACTTTGCCGCCCCCTGGAACAGCGTGCTGGTGACCCCCACCAGCGACTGCTACAaccccgcggcggcggcggcggtggcggtgACTGAGCTGGGGCCCGGGACGGCCCGGGAGCTGGCGGGGCCGACGGCGGACGGCCTCTCGGGCCTGCCCAGCAAGAGCGTGTGCAACACGTCGGTGCTGAGCAGCAGCCTGCAGTCGCTGGAGTACCTCATCAACGACATCCGGCCGCCCTGCATCAAGGAGCAGATGCTGGGCAAGGGCTACGAGACGGTGGCCGTGCCCCGGCTGCTCGACCACCAGCACGCCCACATCCGCCTGCCCGTCTACAGATAA